In Desulfobotulus mexicanus, a single window of DNA contains:
- the dprA gene encoding DNA-processing protein DprA: MSSLLPWLKLQATPGIGALRFARLMEKFKHPAKVLNTSEETLSAVSGISSRMAAAIKNTARMSDEPFLREIRMAEETGVRILGLGMEGYPELLSKIPDPPPVLYIRGQLPADAVAVAIVGSRNATRYGRDHAFKIASELAASGIVVVSGLARGIDAAAHEGALASGGITIAVLGSGLNQIYPREHQRLAQSIASSGAVISSFTMNTLPDAPNFPARNRIISGLCLGTAVMEAADRSGSLITARLAGEQGREVFALPGNVRSMKSAGTHRLLREGACLIENARDIMDELGIKKVHIPARACEKKENLLAMDQSGVLKVLEADPIHIDELAQRTGMAAGPLSALLFTLELQGKILQYPGKYFAKS, translated from the coding sequence ATGTCATCCCTTCTTCCATGGCTGAAACTTCAGGCCACACCCGGCATCGGTGCCCTGCGCTTTGCCCGTCTCATGGAAAAATTCAAACATCCGGCAAAGGTGCTGAATACATCCGAAGAAACCCTTTCCGCCGTATCCGGCATTTCTTCCCGCATGGCTGCAGCCATAAAAAATACAGCCCGGATGTCCGATGAACCCTTTCTCCGGGAAATCCGCATGGCGGAAGAAACGGGAGTCCGAATACTGGGTCTTGGCATGGAGGGTTATCCGGAGCTGCTCTCAAAAATCCCTGATCCACCGCCTGTTCTTTATATCCGCGGACAGCTTCCGGCAGATGCCGTGGCTGTAGCCATCGTAGGTTCGCGGAATGCGACTCGCTACGGACGGGATCATGCCTTTAAAATTGCCTCGGAGCTGGCAGCATCGGGGATTGTTGTTGTAAGCGGACTTGCAAGGGGCATTGATGCGGCAGCCCATGAAGGTGCGCTGGCCTCAGGTGGTATCACCATTGCCGTTCTGGGCTCAGGACTCAATCAGATCTATCCCAGAGAACATCAGAGGCTGGCCCAAAGCATTGCATCCTCCGGGGCCGTAATATCCTCCTTTACCATGAACACTCTTCCCGATGCACCAAATTTTCCTGCGCGCAACCGTATCATCTCAGGGCTTTGCCTTGGTACCGCCGTCATGGAGGCAGCAGACCGGAGCGGCTCCCTCATCACTGCCCGACTGGCAGGGGAACAGGGCCGGGAGGTTTTTGCCCTTCCCGGCAATGTCCGCTCCATGAAAAGCGCCGGCACCCACAGACTCCTGCGGGAAGGAGCCTGTCTTATTGAAAATGCAAGGGATATTATGGATGAGCTGGGTATTAAAAAGGTCCATATTCCCGCCAGGGCCTGTGAAAAAAAAGAAAATCTTCTTGCAATGGATCAATCAGGCGTGCTTAAAGTGTTGGAAGCCGATCCCATTCACATCGATGAACTGGCACAGAGAACCGGGATGGCAGCAGGGCCCCTTTCCGCCCTTCTTTTTACCCTAGAACTCCAGGGGAAAATTCTGCAGTATCCTGGAAAATATTTCGCAAAATCATGA
- the topA gene encoding type I DNA topoisomerase translates to MSKPLVIVESPTKVRTLKKYIGDTFNVTATSGHIRDLPPKEIGIDIENGFTPQYQNIKGKQNIIKSLKAAAENASDIYLAPDPDREGEAIAFHTADILKKKGRRFHRVLFHELTKNGIEEALKNTSELNVSRYDAQQARRILDRLVGYQISPLLWKKVQGGLSAGRVQSVAVRIICDRERQIQIFEPKEYWSITAGLESTGNPPPFEAKLSRKNDEKHTIPDESASQAILKDLEKATFTVEKVVKKTTKRNPLPPFTTSKLQQEAIRKLRFSAQKTMIVAQQLYEGLDLGPGEPVGLITYMRTDSTRIANEAAHEALDYVRSTLGEKFAAKGPRAFENRKKVQDAHEAIRPTSVAHTPESIRRFLDKDQFTLYELIWKRFVASQMSEALINQVSVSIGADIYTFSVSGSTIAFPGFMQLYTASEEAGEKEEKKQNLPDLKEGEKLDCRSLIPKQHFTQPPPRFSEASLVKELEENGIGRPSTYATILSTIRNKGYVEMVNRYFKPSELGFIVNDLLVENFPEVLDVDFTAKLENDLDRIEGAEVATLQLLQDFYIPFSEKLEAAKNGMQSIKGVGIPTDMECPECKKGKLHVKVGKNGPFIACSAYPDCHFSRNYERNDKGEIQLVEFEADIAEGQVCDKCQRPMVVKQGRFGTFLACSGYPECKNTSSINAGQPQGGGEGTGVSCPEDGCGGELVERKSRRGKVFYGCKKYPDCTFAIWDKPVAEKCPDCGHPYLVEKTTKKQGTHLRCPAEGCSFTRSLDEAQ, encoded by the coding sequence GTGAGTAAACCTCTTGTCATTGTCGAATCACCCACAAAAGTCAGAACCCTTAAAAAATATATCGGAGATACCTTCAATGTCACAGCCACTTCAGGCCATATCCGGGATCTGCCTCCAAAAGAAATAGGTATTGACATTGAAAACGGCTTTACGCCTCAGTACCAGAACATCAAGGGAAAACAGAACATCATTAAATCCCTGAAGGCGGCCGCAGAAAACGCCAGTGACATCTATCTGGCCCCTGACCCGGACCGTGAAGGGGAAGCCATTGCCTTTCATACGGCAGATATCCTGAAAAAAAAGGGACGGCGTTTTCATCGGGTTCTCTTCCATGAGCTGACGAAAAACGGCATTGAAGAAGCATTAAAAAATACCAGTGAACTGAATGTAAGCCGCTATGATGCCCAGCAGGCCCGCCGTATTCTGGATCGGCTTGTGGGATATCAGATATCACCTCTCTTATGGAAAAAAGTCCAGGGCGGACTTTCCGCAGGCCGGGTCCAGTCCGTTGCCGTACGCATCATCTGCGACCGTGAACGCCAGATTCAGATCTTTGAACCCAAAGAATACTGGAGTATCACAGCAGGCCTTGAGAGCACGGGAAATCCCCCGCCCTTTGAGGCGAAACTAAGCCGTAAAAACGATGAAAAACACACCATACCAGATGAATCAGCATCGCAAGCCATATTAAAGGATCTGGAAAAGGCCACCTTTACCGTGGAAAAGGTGGTGAAAAAAACCACAAAACGCAATCCACTGCCTCCCTTCACCACATCAAAGCTTCAGCAGGAAGCCATCCGTAAACTGCGCTTTTCTGCCCAAAAAACCATGATTGTGGCCCAGCAGCTTTATGAAGGTCTGGATCTCGGCCCCGGCGAACCCGTGGGCCTTATCACCTACATGCGTACGGACTCCACCCGCATAGCCAATGAAGCCGCCCATGAGGCCTTGGATTATGTCCGTTCTACCCTGGGAGAAAAATTTGCAGCCAAAGGACCAAGGGCCTTTGAAAACCGGAAAAAGGTGCAGGATGCCCATGAAGCCATCCGACCCACCTCCGTTGCTCACACCCCTGAAAGTATACGCCGTTTTCTGGATAAGGATCAGTTTACCCTCTATGAGCTGATCTGGAAACGCTTTGTGGCCTCACAGATGAGTGAAGCCCTTATCAACCAGGTCAGTGTCAGCATTGGTGCAGACATCTACACTTTTTCCGTATCCGGCTCCACCATAGCCTTTCCCGGCTTTATGCAATTATACACAGCGTCTGAGGAAGCAGGGGAAAAGGAAGAAAAAAAACAGAACCTCCCGGACCTCAAGGAGGGGGAAAAACTTGACTGCAGGTCACTGATCCCCAAGCAGCATTTCACCCAGCCGCCGCCCCGCTTTTCAGAAGCTTCCCTTGTGAAGGAACTGGAAGAAAACGGAATCGGCCGCCCCAGTACCTATGCCACCATCCTTTCCACCATCCGCAACAAAGGCTATGTGGAAATGGTAAACCGCTACTTTAAACCCAGTGAACTGGGCTTTATCGTCAACGATCTGCTGGTGGAGAATTTCCCGGAAGTTCTGGATGTGGATTTCACAGCAAAACTGGAAAATGACCTCGACCGCATCGAAGGTGCAGAAGTGGCAACACTTCAACTGCTGCAGGACTTTTACATCCCCTTCAGCGAAAAACTGGAAGCTGCCAAAAACGGCATGCAGAGCATAAAGGGTGTTGGGATTCCCACGGATATGGAATGTCCTGAATGCAAAAAGGGCAAGCTCCATGTCAAGGTAGGAAAAAACGGTCCTTTCATTGCCTGCAGTGCCTATCCTGACTGTCATTTTTCCAGAAATTATGAGCGCAATGATAAGGGCGAAATCCAGCTGGTTGAATTTGAGGCGGATATAGCCGAAGGACAGGTCTGTGACAAATGCCAGCGCCCCATGGTGGTGAAACAGGGCCGTTTCGGAACCTTTCTGGCCTGCAGCGGCTACCCCGAATGTAAGAATACCAGCAGCATCAATGCAGGCCAGCCCCAGGGCGGCGGAGAAGGAACCGGAGTTTCATGCCCCGAAGATGGCTGCGGTGGTGAGCTGGTGGAAAGAAAATCCCGAAGGGGCAAAGTCTTCTACGGATGCAAAAAATATCCTGACTGCACCTTTGCCATATGGGATAAACCAGTAGCCGAAAAATGCCCGGACTGCGGTCACCCTTATCTTGTGGAAAAAACCACCAAGAAACAGGGAACCCATCTGCGATGCCCCGCTGAAGGCTGCAGCTTCACCCGCAGTCTGGACGAGGCCCAATAA